In the Burkholderia contaminans genome, CGCACCGATTCGAGCGCCTCGATCGCGCGCTTCGTGGCTTCCTTGCGCGACAGCTTGCGATGCAGCTGCAGCGTCTCGGTCATCTGCCGCTCGATCGTCAGGAACGGATTGAGCGACGTCATCGGATCCTGGAAGATCATCGCGATCCGGTCGCCGCGCACCTTGTTCAGCGCGCGCGCATCCATCTCGAGCAGGTTGTCGCCGCGATAGCGCGCGGCGCCCGTCGTCGTGCCGTTGCCGGCCAGCAGGCCGAGCAGCGCCATCACGGTCTGGCTCTTGCCCGAGCCCGATTCGCCGACGATGCCGAGCGTCTTGCCGGCTTCGAGCGAGAACGACACGCCGCTCACGGCGTCGACCGGCGGCGCATCCTTGCGCGTGAAGCGCACGCCGAGGTTATCGACTTCAAGTAGTGCAGCCATCTCAGCGATCCTTCGGGTCGAGCGCGTCACGCAGGCCATCGCCGACGAAGTTCACGCAGTAAAGCGTCACGCACAGCATGACGGCCGGGGCCAGCAGCAGCCACGGCATCGATTCCAGTTTCTGCGCGCCGTCCTGGATCAGCACGCCCCAGCTCGTCATCGGTTCCTGCACGCCGAGGCCGAGGAACGACAGCACCGATTCGGTCAGCACGATGCCCGGCACCGAGACCGTCGCGTACACGACGACCACGCCGAGCAGGTTCGGCACGACGTGGCGCAGCACGATCGACGTCGGCGTCACGCCGATCGCACGTGCCGCGTCGACGAACTCGCGATTGCGCAGCGACAGCGTCTGGCCGCGCACGACACGCGCCATGTCGATCCACGAGAACGCGCTGATGGTCAGCACGACCAGCATGAACGAGCGGCCGAACAGCGTCATCATCAGGATCGCGATCAGCAGGTACGGGATCGCGTACATCATGTCGACGACGCGCATCATCACGGAGTCGACGCGGCCGCCCGCGAAGCCCGCGGTCGCGCCCCACGCGACGCCGAACAGGCCCGACACGAGCGTGCCGAGCAGGCCGACCTCGATCGAAACGCGGCCGCCGATCAGCGTGCGCACGAGCAGGTCGCGGCCGAGCTCGTCGGTGCCGAACCAGTGCTGGTTCGCCCAGGTCGGCGGCAGGCTGATGGAGCCCCAGTCGCTCGCGGCGGGATCGGCCGCGAGCAGCCACGGGCCGACGAAACAGGCGAGCGTGATCAGCGCGAGCAGCGCGAGGCTGAACAGCGCCGCGCGGTTGTGAAGGAAGCGCGCGAACGCGAGCTCGAGCGGCGAGCGCGAGCGCGGCGGCGAATCGGTCTGCACGGGCAGGCCGACGGCGGGAGTGGTCGGAGTCATCGCTGTGCCTCGCTCAATAACGGATGCGCGGATCGAGCCATGCGTACGCGAGGTCGACCAGCAG is a window encoding:
- a CDS encoding ABC transporter permease, which codes for MTPTTPAVGLPVQTDSPPRSRSPLELAFARFLHNRAALFSLALLALITLACFVGPWLLAADPAASDWGSISLPPTWANQHWFGTDELGRDLLVRTLIGGRVSIEVGLLGTLVSGLFGVAWGATAGFAGGRVDSVMMRVVDMMYAIPYLLIAILMMTLFGRSFMLVVLTISAFSWIDMARVVRGQTLSLRNREFVDAARAIGVTPTSIVLRHVVPNLLGVVVVYATVSVPGIVLTESVLSFLGLGVQEPMTSWGVLIQDGAQKLESMPWLLLAPAVMLCVTLYCVNFVGDGLRDALDPKDR